One Lycium barbarum isolate Lr01 chromosome 5, ASM1917538v2, whole genome shotgun sequence genomic window carries:
- the LOC132640987 gene encoding probable serine/threonine-protein kinase WNK11, whose translation MPTANPNATDEENELFAEVDPSGRFGRYEDLLGQGAVKMVYRAFDLEEGREVAWNQIRLSKFSGNPFIINKIHSEIELLKNLKNDNIIVMYHFWKDCDKNILNFITEACASGNLREYRKKHRHVSIKALKKWSRQILQGLDFLHTHDPCVIHRDLNCSNIFINGNVGKVKIGDLGLATIVGKSHAAHSLLGTPEYMAPELYEENYTELVDVYSFGMCLIEMATLEIPYSECDSIAKLYKIVTSGIKPRAFNRVGDPELKAFIERCVGRPRARPSAAELLKDPFLSDVVSYDDNDVNS comes from the exons ATGCCAACTGCAAATCCTAATGCAACTGATGAAGAAAATGAATTATTTGCTGAGGTTGATCCGTCCGGGAGGTTTGGACGGTACGAGGATCTACTTGGCCAAGGTGCAGTGAAGATGGTGTATAGGGCATTTGATCTCGAGGAAGGCAGAGAAGTAGCGTGGAATCAGATTAGATTAAGCAAATTCAGCGGCAACCCTTTCATCATCAATAAGATCCATTCCGAAATCGAGCTGTTGAAGAATTTGAAGAATGATAACATCATTGTCATGTACCATTTCTGGAAAGACTGTGACAAGAACATTCTGAATTTCATAACTGAGGCATGTGCATCGGGTAACTTGAGGGAATACAGGAAGAAACATCGTCATGTTTCAATCAAGGCCTTGAAGAAGTGGTCAAGACAGATATTACAAGGATTGGATTTTCTCCATACTCATGATCCTTGTGTCATTCATAGAGACCTCAATTGCAGTAACATCTTTATCAATGGGAATGTTGGAAAG GTGAAGATCGGTGATCTTGGTTTGGCAACGATCGTGGGGAAGAGCCACGCAGCACATTCTCTACTAGGGACACCAGAGTACATGGCGCCAGAGCTTTATGAAGAGAACTACACAGAGTTGGTGGATGTATACTCGTTCGGGATGTGCTTGATTGAAATGGCTACTCTGGAGATACCTTACAGTGAATGTGACAGTATAGCCAAACTATACAAGATAGTAACTTCTGGAATAAAGCCTCGAGCTTTTAATAGGGTGGGTGATCCCGAGTTGAAGGCCTTCATTGAAAGGTGTGTTGGGCGGCCAAGAGCGAGACCCTCTGCAGCTGAATTGTTGAAGGATCCATTCCTTTCTGATGTTGTCagttatgatgataatgatgttaatagttgA